The Shewanella sp. KX20019 genome window below encodes:
- a CDS encoding protein tyrosine phosphatase family protein, translating to MRFIFLLASLLSSMAIAEVAPENLQNIKAVQFNDGSIITSGLPSKAEFPALQQAGVELVINLIPAGNSSGYADEASLVARTGMQYQQINVDWKQPTVANVEQFFTIMDANKGKNILIHCAANYRASAFYYLYELKQGKADSAEFKQQTMQPWGDLSQSLAQYPQWDDLIETVKANNL from the coding sequence ATGAGATTTATCTTTCTACTCGCGAGCCTGCTCAGTTCAATGGCGATTGCAGAAGTTGCACCTGAGAACTTACAAAACATAAAAGCAGTACAGTTTAATGACGGTAGCATTATCACTTCAGGGTTACCGAGCAAGGCTGAGTTTCCCGCATTACAGCAAGCTGGTGTTGAGTTAGTGATCAACCTCATTCCCGCTGGAAACTCCAGTGGTTATGCCGATGAAGCCAGTTTAGTCGCCCGCACAGGAATGCAATATCAACAGATAAATGTTGATTGGAAGCAGCCTACTGTAGCCAATGTTGAACAGTTTTTTACCATAATGGACGCCAATAAAGGCAAAAATATATTGATCCATTGCGCCGCAAATTACCGCGCTTCGGCCTTTTATTACCTATATGAGCTCAAGCAAGGAAAGGCCGACTCCGCCGAATTTAAGCAGCAAACGATGCAACCTTGGGGTGATTTATCGCAAAGCTTGGCTCAATACCCACAGTGGGATGACCTGATTGAGACAGTCAAAGCCAATAACCTGTGA
- a CDS encoding YhcH/YjgK/YiaL family protein: MIVDTLANRNLYSHISPRIAKALAHLSETDFNQLEVGTYELDGKDLFVIVNDYETKPREVEPFEVHQQYIDVQYVVSGEEEFGYLPLADQIPSKPYFAKHDYAEFDYQSNKNAAAFIPFKAGMFALFFPEDMHMPGTSATPKQVRKVVIKVKI, from the coding sequence ATGATTGTAGACACGCTAGCAAATCGAAACCTATACAGCCACATCAGCCCTCGCATTGCTAAAGCGCTTGCACACCTGAGTGAAACTGATTTTAACCAGCTGGAGGTGGGCACATACGAACTCGATGGCAAGGATCTGTTTGTTATCGTCAACGATTATGAAACTAAGCCAAGAGAAGTGGAGCCTTTTGAAGTCCACCAGCAGTATATCGATGTACAATACGTTGTTAGTGGTGAAGAGGAGTTTGGCTATTTACCTTTAGCAGACCAAATACCTTCAAAACCCTATTTTGCCAAACATGATTATGCCGAGTTTGATTACCAATCCAATAAAAACGCCGCAGCTTTTATTCCGTTTAAAGCAGGGATGTTTGCCCTCTTCTTTCCAGAAGATATGCATATGCCAGGCACCAGTGCGACGCCAAAACAAGTTCGAAAGGTCGTCATTAAAGTCAAAATCTAG